cttggaacttcggatcgacacacacacacacttcattaaccggttagtgcttttaatgtttatggatttatgttaatcatgttaaatgataaaatgcatgagatgatgtttattgttagtatttcttgatgattattgttagtttatgttatgtttgtgtttaaatggatgcatgaatgagatgaagttttatgtatgttaacaagttatagtgttggaatgtgttgctaaagaactcatgacatcttgtgttaaatagagttaaactactagatcttgatgatacatgaaatcggatttgcatttctcatgaaatcggacatatataaaaaccgagttgtgtgttatgtttagtgttttgatgcttgttcatagttttgtttgaataaaggttgaatacttgatgaatatgtgtttgaacataggaagaacactttgaatgatagttgaagattgaaaacccttgtgattttgatccatctttgactaatagcctgattaggaaatatgttagtgggattctattggttatttccggaattgggcctgattatattgtaccactaatctgactacatctgcatcaacacgtgaacttgaaaatgacagcttaccgactcgcaatcacccgttgcgactcgcaaccacagcgtgatgactcgagaccacgcggttgcgactcgcaaccataacaggacaagccgaaaccacaggttacgagtcccgttgcgactcgagacctcagcatgatgaatcgaaaccatggttgcgacaccagttgcgactcgcaaccatccatgatcaacacacagcatgactcgagaccatgcttgcgagtccggttgcgactcgagaccacacttttgggccttagttaatgggccagactgatgggcttctgtgttaactgcttttacgtgtttgggcctaagtagttgggctgaacttgtgaaccgtatgtgcttctattgactgttaactgttactgattatacgtgattgccaaacgtactgaacatttgtgcactacttggttcgactctgattatacgtgataaccgtgataggacgttattgactacttgcgacttgattgactttctgtgtttgactgccgagcaaaccaaggtgagttcacaccctttacaaagcatgggattccctgggttgggaacgggattcaggaacgtgggttcctcgtctacctttgggtaggacgtcagtggttcaggaatgtgattcctcgtccggatggacggataaacgtactagactaaaactctatcacgaagtccctcctttttgtatcgactaatcgccgggccaatggcgagcgggtcattagttagatagcgctatttaggtctgacaagcctcacaccgtgccgcagaggacgggcgtgaactaatggatctggggcacgtcaatgatgatagacattgatgttttcagggcacataaacatgactacagtcagcaatcgatacggtaacgagtctagtatacacatggggtagcccccacggctggagagccagatgatgtacatggggtagcccccacggccgaaatgcctgataactacatggggtagcccccacggccggagtgccggagtaactgggaatgaactggtcacgtctttttaaactatggggtaacccccacggcaggatgcctgataaagtaaactgttttcgaaacaactaaaacgaacgcccacccgtgaactcactcaactagttgttgactcgttactatatgctttgcaggaccataggtactcaactggagcttgcatggaggaggatcgttgtgggacagggattgctacatgctatgttaaacttgaaacttttggaacttatgttataactttaaaacttatgcttccgcttgcaacttaaacttgttgttttgaaacaccaatcatgatggttaaacttttataattatttatatgcttgttcagtatgattggtggctggatcctggtcagtcacgcctccaagcggtagtactccgcaggtgggattttgggggtgtgacaggccggggcattacacaacccaaatggcattcgcctaaatgcaaATGTGCCATAGGGGCATGTAAAGGTGGTCTTTTCTTGGTCATCAGGGTGGATAGCTATCTGATTGTACCCTGAATAACCATCAAGAAAGCAGTAAAATTTCTGACCTGATAATTTCTCGATAATCTGGTCAataaagggcaaaggaaagtgatccttTGATGTGGCAGCGTTCAGcttccggtagtcaatacatacccgccacccggttaccggccgggtggcTATCTGCTCGCTATTATCACCCTTGACAATTTGAATGCCTGCTTTCTTCGGCACCGTTTGAGTTGGACTCACCCACGCGCTATCTGAAATGGGATATATGATCCCATGGTCCAACCACTTGATTACCTCTTTCTTTACCACTTCCCGCATGTTAGGATTAAGCCTCCTTTGTGTATCCCGTGCAGGCTTCGCATCTGCATCAGTAATAATTTTATGCATACAAACAGAAGGACTTATACCTTTCAAATCAGCGAGAGTCCACCCGATCGCAGCTCGATGGGTCTTCAGCACCTTCAGTaatgcttcttcttgttcttTCTCCAAATTAGCTGCAATAATTACCGGGAGAGTCTGATCCTCTCCTAAGAATGCATACTTTAGATGCGCAGGCAGCTCTTTCAACTCTACTTTTGGTGGGCTGATTAGTGACGGTTTCAACCCTGAAGAAATCTCAGCTGGAAGGCTCTCCACTTGATGAGACCATGGAGGCCTTCTCTCTTGCACCGCTTGTGCTTCCAACTTCCGAACTTCCTCTTCCAAATCACACGTGTGATTTTCCTCTACCCTGTCACAAAACAAACAACATTCGGGCACCTCATCCTCGACATGAGGATCGCATCCATCTATAATATCTGCCATGAAACATTCATCACTTTGAAACATGTCAGTAACGTTAGAAAACACATTTAATCGGACCTTTCTATTGCCAAATGTCATATCAACAGTACCGGTGCGACAATCGATCTGAGCGTGTGCAGTGGCTAAGAAAGGTCGGCCCAAGATAACATTTGGTTGATTGTTTTTATCAGCAGAGACATAATCTAGCACCAAAAAGTCTACAGGGAAAAAGAACTCTTCCACCTTAACTATCACATCGCGAACTATCCCTCGAGGAAGCTTAGGGGTCAAATCTGCCAGCACAACAGTTGTGTCGGCACGACGcagtggaccaaaatcatattggtcgtacaagcttcctggaaggatacTCACGCTAGCTCCGAGATCCAACAACGCCCTAATCATTTTAAAATCGCCAACTTGTATAGAAATTAAAGGCGTCCCGGGATCTCGTAGCTTAGGTGGAAGGACCCCATTCAATACTGCACTAACTGCATCAGTGAGATCCACTTTTTTAGGGACTTTGTGCTGCCGTTTTTGAGTGCACAAATCCTTTAGATACTTAGCATAAGCCGGAACCTGTTTAATGGCGTCGATTAAGGGTAAgttgatttttacttgtttaaatACCTCTAAAATTTCCTCCGGTTGAGGTCCCCTTTTATTGATTATTTTCGTGTTACCCGGATCCTTCAAGGCTTCAGGAAAGGGAGGTAGAATATGTTCCCCTTCCTTAGCCTTGGTTGGTTCAGAAGTTGTAGGTTGGGTGTTTTTACCATTACTTTTAACAATGTTAGGCTCCGACTCATCGTCACTCTCACCATTTTCACCTAAATCCTCCACCACACCATCCACGAGCTGTGGTGGAGTGTCGACCTTGTGATAATTCCTACCACTACGTAAAGTACTTACCTGGCCGACTGGACTGCCCTTCTTTTGATGAGCGGGATTTGGTGTTGTATCACTTGGTAGTTTCCCACTATTCTGTTTCAGCTCCTTCACATCGGTTGCAAGTTGGGCCATTTGTGTGGTTAATGATTGAACGGCTTTCTCTCGCATCTCCTCCTTCTGAGCAAGATTTTTCAATTCAAGTCTTTGACTCTGTAAGTCGAGCTGAATTGATTTCAACATCTCCATCATATCGTTACCCCCCGAAGTGTTAGACGACCCAGCTTGTCCTCTTTGATCATTTTGGTAGCCACCTTGAAAGTTACCCTAAAATCTGTTCTGATTGAAGTTTCTTTGACTACCAGACTGATTGTTGCCTTGAAATCCCAGATTTTGCTGATTATTCGCATTCCCATAGCTAAAATTCGGGTGATTTCTAAGGCCCGGGTGATATGTGTTGGATTGCATGTTGAAATTTCTTCCACCACCCCCACCTTGCACATAGTTCACATCTTCATTTTCACCAATTATGCCTGGGCATTGATCCGCTATATGCCCTAGATCTCCACAATGTCCACACAATGGAAACTGACCATTTACCTCCGGTGGATTCTCTACTGCTCTCACTGTCGAATGTCGTGCACTTCTAGAGGATTAAGCCTTGCGTTTTGACGCCCTTGCGTTTCTCTCCAAATATTCCCAATCATCCTCTTCGTAATTCATTCCAAAAGTGCCATTGGATATTGAATTTACATCCCTGGCATCTTCATCGGTTAGGCCTTCGTGGAATGTATTAATCAGCTCCCATAAATATATCTCATGATGTGGACAGTTCTTGAGCATCATCTTGAAACGATTGAACGCTTCGTGAAATAACTCACCGGGTTGTTGTCGAAACGCTCGAATATCCTTCCTTGCATTGTTAGTACGCAAATGAGTATAGAACTCATCTAAAAATTGTTGCTGCATTTCGCCCCATGTGAAGATCGAAGCTGATGGCAGTGAATGAAACCATTGCTGCGCTTTGTCTTCAAGTGTGAATTGGAAAAGGACCAATTTCACATCATCAACCGAGAAACCTTGGCTTCTGATTGTGTTGCAACGTGCATCATATGCAGCAATGTGTAGATATGGTTCTTCATGTGCGTGACCATGAAACTTAGGCAGACTGGATATTGATTGAGTTCGAACTTCGAATGACCGCCCTCCTTGTAATTGCGGGATCACAACCGGTGATAGGTTGTTAACTATAGCAGGCCTGAAGTGGCTCTCTATGCCCCGAACTGGACCTTGATTATTTCGACGTGGAATTACTTCCGGTAAAATCACTGGTCGGTGTAAGTTTCGTGGCAGCGGTCTTGCCTGACCCTGCATCTGAGGTGCCGGCGGTGGTAATGGAATGTCCACTACCGGCCTTCTCGGAGCAGGCTGCTGATTGAGTGGGTCAGGTTGATGATATTGTTGTGGCATCTGTTGTATAGGCGTTGGTTGCACATATTGTTGATACCCTACATTCCCTTGATTGACTCTCTCGGCCGCACCCAATCCGACTGTTTGCCCCTCATAGCTACCCGTGTTGACCACTTGTCTCTCATTCTGACCCATGTAGTTATCATATTCCTCATAGCCTTCATCAAAATCACCTGAGTTATTTCCTTGATCATAGATGGTTGATCTATAAAGATTTGGCATTGGCTGACTCTGCTGTGAAATAACCGGTCGAGTGGCTGGCGGAATTGATGTTGCATTAGGTGCTTGAGTTTGAATCGATGATGGAGTGTCATCAGGAATGATTCTAACGTAAGGAGACGACTGCTGTAAATTAACAGTCTGGTTTGTAGTTGGGTGTTGACAGATGTTGTTTGGGTGGAAGTTGGTTGATTGTTATCAAAGTTTGGGAAAAAGGTTGAGAATGATGGTACTGGAGATGTAGAGGTAGGTTGTGTAGATTGCGGTTGTTGTGGTGGAACTGGTATGGTAGTGTTTGGTGAAGGTTGGGTAGGTGTTGGCGAGAATTGTTGTGGTTGTGAAGTTGCGGGTTGTTTCTCCGGTGTTGCTAAGTTCTCCATTGCTTTAGATATTGGTATAGGTGATTGTAGAATCTTGTTCTCACGATGTAGTACTCGTTTTGTATGCTTTATTGTTCTCTCGATCTCTGGGTCGAACACTAATGGTGATGACTTCCCGGAATTTCGAGTATGATGCATACACTTACTAGATCACCTGcacaaacaaaaacaagaaaacctcGCGTAAATCCGAACAAAACAGAACAAactaaaaagacactatttttggattttttttttattttttttaactacaacttaacactaaacactttgcgcacgcctccccggcaacggcgccattttgcaATTAAAAACATGTTACCCCTAGATAgacatctcttttttttttctcatgtGTTTAATCGTAACCTACATAGACATAGGTATTAAACTCGATTaattaattgtgataaccaacgactaagtactccggtcaatacataacaggaggttatcgaatgattatcaattacaatttacaaaccctaaccccatgtcaaatatatcccaattactagaactctcgggaactgaatgcttagaaattaaggtttaaataaatgtaactgtttacaaccaataaaccaaatcaaatcaaggtgaaaagcatcgaatgcttagatcaccaagttatacgattgtcacaaacacataaaattatctaacttacaaaaaccctccatccggaggaaaccactagGAGACTAGCCGCTCATCTCAATTGAATGGTCTTCAAAGGAttgattaataattaaaatcatcATATTCATTATAATATAACATAAAAAATAAtgataatattaataaaaatctaaTCTTGAAATCTTGTATTtaagaatgatgatgatgatcgttGATGTTGTTGCTCCACAAAAGTCAACCACAATATGTCTTGATGAGAATTTATGATGTCCCCAAAGTCTTTACGTAAGGTTGTGATGATGATTATGCTTTTTTTTCTCCAAGTGACGGCTGACAAGAGATCCCCCCAAAGAATTTCGGTCTGCGTGAATTGATTATTGAGGGTCTTCAGAAGTGGCGGTCCAATTAAAAGTCCACACAATCTCCTCCAAAAATTAATGTTGGACGATGATGATGTGATGTTTTGATGTTGTCGCCATATATCGCTGCCGTCCAAAACAAGTGCTGATttttttgagttttcgttttattttctttttaattgcTTCAAAAAGATAAGGTTGTTATCAATTCTTTAACCGTAGCCTACGTATGCAAGCGTAGATTACGGTACAAACATCCTCCCTTTGCTGCCATCACTTCACCGTAGGCTAAGGTTTGAATACCATAGCTTACGGTCACTATTCCTTGGCTCTTTGTAAATGCATCTCAACTTTCGACTAATGACAACCatgcccctcaactttaatattCCATGTCCTTGTTCCATTGAACCATCTTTTGACTTTCATTTAATTACCACGAGGCCCTCGAACTTCACTTTTCTACATTTCTTCCACTCGTGAGCCTTTATACCACCCGAATAAGCTTCAAAACTCATTCTTGAGCTGCAACATCACATCCTATGCTCACACCTTCATCTTTAACCCTCGTAATTGCGCCGAATTACGTACTTTACCTGCAAAACACCAAATTCTCGTAGTCACTTCATTGCAAGCAAATAAACACGTCAAATACACATAAATCATTATATTTAGACACTATAAAGctcgggtttcaccctctccatcaTGTTTTCAAGAATTGCAGCATCAACGACAGCAAAGATGTCATGGGATGTGCTGCAAACTGAATACCAAGGAGATTCAAAGGTTATGGCTGTCAAGTTACAAGGTCTTCGGAGGGATTTCGAAACCTTGCAGATGAAAGACGATGAAAGTGTTGCAGATTTCTTGTCCACCGTCATGAAGATTGTGAATCAGAAACGTTCCTATGGTGAAGCGGTCACAGATCAGAAGGTTATCGAGAAGGTTCTCAGAAGTCTGCCTACTAAATGGGACCATGTTGTTACGGCTATAGAGGAGTCGAAAGATTTATCAACACTTACTTTTGATCAATTAATGGGATCCCTACAATCTCATGAGGCAAGAGTTAACAGGAGTGTTGAGAAGGCAGAAGATGACCGTGTGTTTCAAGCACACCAATATCCTGCAAGAGGACGAGTGAGAGGAGGTGCACGTGGCCGTGGAAGGGGAAGAGGACGAGTCGGTGGAAGGAACAAAGGTAGCATACAATGCTATAATTGCAATCAACTGGGACATGTTAGGTCCGAGTGCTGGTATGAGCCACAGGTTACCAACACGGCTGTAGAGCaagttgaagaagaagaagaagaatgtcgGTTGTTCATGGCTTTCAGCGACACAGATTCAATGGCGAGTATTTGGTTCATCGACAGTGGATGTTCAAATCATATGACAGGTAAGAAAAACTTGTTTAGAGATCTTGATGATACAAAGAAAGTACAAGTGAAAATGGGGAATGGGAAAGGTATTCAGGTAGAAGGCAAAGGTGTTGTTAAACTATTGATGGCTGGTGGTCAATCAAAAGTTTTACATGATGTCCATTATGCCCCAGCCCTTGATTACAACCTATTAAGTGTAGGGCAGTTAATGAGAACAGGTTATTCAGTATTGTTTGATGATGACACGTGTGTGATCACACACAAGGTATCGAAGAAGGTGGTGTGTTCTATTCCTATGTCATCAAACAATACGTTCCCACTCGATGTACGTGAAGGAATGGTTCTAGCAGCCAACGAAGATGAAACAACTATGTGGCATAATCGATATGGACACTTGCATGTTCAAGCCTTACAACAACTCAGTAGTAGTGAGATGGTGACCGGGTTACCTATTATTGGAGGCATCTCAGATTGTGAAGGATGCATTTATGGAAAACAAACAAGAAATTCCTTTCCTCACCATGCTTGGAGGTCTTCACATCCATTGCAACTGGTCCATGCAGATTTGGTGGGACCTATGCCGACTTTATCGTTGGGAGGTAATCGTTATTACTTTCTTTTAACTGATGATTTTACTAGACACAGTTGGGTGTACTTTCTGAAGCTCAAATCAGAAAGTTTTAGTGTGTTTAAAACATTTAAAGCAAAGGTGGAAAATGAAAGTGGGCTGAAAATAAAGACATTAAGAACAGACAGAGGTGGCGAGTTCTTAAATAAAGCATTTAATGATTTTTGTGATGAGCATGGAATTCATAGAGATTTGACAGCTCCTTACACACCGGAGCAAAACGGGGTTGCCGAACGAAAAAATAGGACCGTAACTGAGATGGCTCGGTGCATGCTCCAAGCAAAAGGTCTCTCGAATCAGTTCTGGGCTGAAGCCGTCTCAACTGCAGTTTATCTCATTTCCTTGTCACCTACAAGTGCCGTTCCAGGAAAGACTCCATTCGAAATGTGGTATGAGTCACTTGAAAACTTTTGGGTGTGTTGCGTATGTGTTAACACCAGCTCAGGAAGAAGTTAGATCCGAAGTCAAGAAAATGTATCTTTGTTGGGTATTCTCCTAACTCGAAAGCTTACCGTTTGTATGATCCACTTAAAAAAAGTATTCTAACAAGCAGGGATGTGGTATTCAATGAAAGAAGTGAGTGGATTGATATAAACTTCAATGAAATAATAAAGATAAGGAGTTTGTAAAAGGTATGGTATACAATGAGGCAGATTGTGTTCAAGTTGAAGATAGTCCAAGTGATGGTCCTTCCACGCCTCAAAACAACAGTTCTGATTCTTCTCACGGGTCTAGCACAACATCACAAGGAAGCGGTTCAAGTGGTCCAGAGACAAGCTCAAAAAACGAGACAGAAAGTAGTGGTGTTGAAGGGTCCAGCAGTTCAAGTGATTCAACACATCGGGTACGAGGTTTGGTTGACTTGTATGAAAACACCAGACCACTTAGACCTGATGAATTTGAAACATGTCAATTTGCTCTTTCATCTCTTGAACCTACAACACCTCAAGAAGCAGTTAGCAAAGCTGAATGGAAACGTGCAATGGAGGAAGAATTAGCTTCACTGCAAAAGCATAACACGTGGACACTTACTGACCTACCAGAAGGTAAGCAAGCGATTGGCCTAAAATGGGTTTTTAAATTGAAGTTTCATGCAGATGGGAAAATTCAAAAGTACAAGGCACGACTGGTTGCCAAGGGTTATGCTCAGAAGAACGGTATTGATTACGAAGAAACGTTTTCCCCTGTGGCGAGGTTCGAAACTATCAGAGTTGTTCTAGCTTTAGCAGCTCAAATGGGTTGGGTTGCATACCAATTTGATGTCAAGTCGGCATTTCTGAATGGAGTTCTCAAGGAAGAAGTATACGTCAGGCAAGCACCTTGTTTTGAGATAAAAGGGCAGGAGAGAAAAGTGTTCAAGTTACATAAGGCCTTATACGGTTTAAAACAGGCTCCAAGAGCCTGGTATAGCAGGATTGATGGTTTTCTTGTACAACACGGGTATAGGCGAAGTCAAAGTGAACCAACATTGTATGTGAAGAAAAGTGGTGCAAGTGATTTTATTGTGGTGTGCCTGTACGTAGACGACATCGTGTATACAAGCTCGTCTCAGAAGTTACTTGCTGAGtttagggaaaagatggttaacGAGTTCGACATGACGGATATCGGGAAGCTAAGTTACTTCCTTGGATTGGAGGTAACTCAAAGAGCAGATGGTACGTTTGTGGGACAACAGAAGTATGCTCGAGATTTGTTGAACAGGTTTGGAATGGGTCAATGCAAGACAGCCACAACACCCATGAATGCTAACGAGAAATTGCAAATGGAAGATGGTGGAGCAGCAGTTGATGAACATCAATTTCGAAGCTTGGTAGGTGGTCTGATTTACTTAACTCATTCTCGTCCCGACATCGCATATGCCGTGGGGGTCATTTCTAGATTCATGCACAAGCCGTCTGTCAATCACATGGGAGCTGCAAAGAGAGTGCTGAGGTATATTGCCGGTTCTGCTGATCTCGGATTATGGTATGGTAAGACAGGAAGAGTTGAGTTAGCTGGTTACACTGATAGTGACTGGGCAAACTGTGTAGAAGATAGAAAGAGCCTCTCTGCAAATCTGTTCTCAATCGGGACCGGTGCTGTTTCGTGGTGTTCTAAAAAACAAGAAGTTGTTGCACTTTCTACGACTGAGGCAGAGTATATCGCAGCAACTGCAGCCTCTTGTCAAGCTACATGGCTGAGAAAAATTCTTATTGAGCTAGGGCAGGAACAAAAAGAGGCTACTCCCATTTTCTGTGACAACATGTCAACTGTGTTCTTGTCAAAAAATCAAGCGTATCATGGAAGGAGTAAGCACATAGACATAAAATATCATTTCATTCGAAATTTGGTTGAAGGTGGACAGATTGAGCTGAAGTCTTGCTATACAGAAGAACAAGTTGCTGACATCCTAACTAAACCACTTTGTGCAGAACAATTTTATTATTTTCGGGGAAAAATGGGCCTGACTACTCTTTGAATTACGTGGGGGTGTTGAATAATAATTCAAAAGTAGCCGTTAGTCTGATGAATAAAAGGTTGATCCAGGTTGTTGGGTTAAACCGAGTCTTTAGGATCTGGGAGTCTATTTCGTAGGTTTATTTTTGAATGTTTCTTGTTTCCGTTGTGTAATCTGGTGCTATATAAAGCATCCTTGGCTATTGAATAAAGCAATTACCTTGGTTATTGATATCACAGTTGTTAACAGAAAAGCCCAACAGTAGGCTTTTTAGTTATTAAGAAATCACattaaatgataaataaaaagGTTATTATGATATTAAAATCTATGTTTCGTCTAGAAGTGCATGACGAAAGATCTCAGTCTTTCGTCTAGAAGTTACACAGTCAAACACTTTGCAACAATCAATAACACCATGAATTCTTTGCCTTAATTATACAACCAGTTTCATCCTTAACAAAACACTGATTAATATGCATGAAAGTTTCTGAAACGATTAACAGTTCATCAATTTGAATTGCCATATACAACCATCAAACTATGTGTATATCATACGACAAACAGATCAAACACAACCTCGTATACCCTAATCATCGATCAAATCACTATTCATGAAACACATCAATTAACATATGCACAGCCGTATATGTACGTTCAAACACAACTAATCATCTCAATTCACATTCAAAACCATCAGCTTGTACTTTATTATTCTAAAAAAACATATTTCCAAATCTCATACATACCAAACAGTTATCTCACATAAATATTTAGCCAAAATCCATAataaacacacatatatatgagGTAGCAGGATACTGGCCGAAGGGCGTTGAAAGCAAAATAAACAAAAGAGAACtgcctgctgttgctgctgcttcGCACGAGCCGCCGCTCCGGCAGTTGTCGTTGTCGTCGGCTCCGTCACCACCTGCATCCCGGCTTCGGTTGCCGGTTTTGACGGCTCCTCCGTTTGTCGCCATCTCTGCTCCCTAACCCAGCCACCATTGTCTTCCGTCCTCCGTTACTGCTGTCGTCGATGTTGTGAAGAAAGAGGTTTAAGTGGGTGTGTGTGATGGTCGGAGCAAAGTGTGCCGGAGTCTCCGGTCACCAGACGTGAAGGAGAGACAGGGAGCAAGGGTTGTAGGTTTCTTCGGAATCCCATCGCCGGCCGGAGAAGTCGTTGGATTCAAGAACGAGAGGGAGAAAGGGTTGTTGTCGGCTGAGAATTGACAAGTGGGGTTTAggggttttatttatttttaaaataagttGCGTGCACCTCCCATGCAATCTCGTATACAAGGGATAAGGGAAGGTGGGCCGGGTTTAATTTGGGTTGTGAGTGATCGGACCATGAGTCCATAGGAACATCCAAAGTGTGAGAGTGTGTGGCCGAGATAAGAGGGGCCCAATAGCTAAGCAGTGTGTGCGGCTCAATATAAAAATCATTCAAGAGTTATTGGTCGAATATCATTTGATATAATTCTATTTTAGTCAAACATCTTGGCACAATTTAATCATAGATCATCACGTGAAGGGATTTTGTTTTGGCGGCTCATTAATAACTCAAGAACTCATCAATTGTATTAATTTAACATTTGCATGTGAATAATAGTTAATGGTAGCCCATGcgagcagtggcggatctaggattccgaccaaacgggaacgttttataaataagcggtaaggaaatcgaaaaaacgtcaaatttttccaaaatttacactaaaaacgtcaaaaattttccgaccaagcggtagcggaggctaccccttgctCTAATATATATCCGCCTCTGCATGCGAGAATCATAACATTCAAGCGGCCCAATAAGACTTTATTGTTTGAAATCATTGCCAGGTCCATGCTTCGAGTAAATGTTACTACTAAACATCTAACAACTCACTTATCAGTCCAACATAATAGCTATTTCAATCATTCACATATCGCACTCGTGTTACGACACAAAACGAATCGTGACAGCAAGTTATACATAGAAAAGAACCTtgagatttcgggttgtcacattattgAGAATGTGATTATGATAAGGTAAGAACAATACACACGGAGAAGAAGCTAAATTAGAGGAGAGAATTAGGTTAATTAGCTAATGGAGAATCAATCAGCAAGGCACGCCCATATATAAATCTATGAGTAAACTGCAAGTTTTGTCATTTATCTATATACCAAATTTCAGGTGATGTCTTTGTCTTTAGAATTGAAGTTTTGTACGTAATGTTTCAAAATGTTACATGTTT
This is a stretch of genomic DNA from Helianthus annuus cultivar XRQ/B chromosome 16, HanXRQr2.0-SUNRISE, whole genome shotgun sequence. It encodes these proteins:
- the LOC110918841 gene encoding uncharacterized protein LOC110918841, encoding MEMLKSIQLDLQSQRLELKNLAQKEEMREKAVQSLTTQMAQLATDVKELKQNSGKLPSDTTPNPAHQKKGSPVGQVSTLRSGRNYHKVDTPPQLVDGVVEDLGENGESDDESEPNIVKSNGKNTQPTTSEPTKAKEGEHILPPFPEALKDPGNTKIINKRGPQPEEILEVFKQVKINLPLIDAIKQVPAYAKYLKDLCTQKRQHKVPKKVDLTDAVSAVLNGVLPPKLRDPGTPLISIQVGDFKMIRALLDLGASVSILPGSLYDQYDFGPLRRADTTVVLADLTPKLPRGIVRDVIVKVEEFFFPVDFLVLDYVSADKNNQPNVILGRPFLATAHAQIDCRTGTVDMTFGNRKVRLNVFSNVTDMFQSDECFMADIIDGCDPHVEDEVPECCLFCDRVEENHTCDLEEEVRKLEAQAVQERRPPWSHQVESLPAEISSGLKPSLISPPKVELKELPAHLKYAFLGEDQTLPVIIAANLEKEQEEALLKVLKTHRAAIGWTLADLKGISPSVCMHKIITDADAKPARDTQRRLNPNMREVVKKEVIKWLDHGIIYPISDSAWVSPTQTVPKKAGIQIVKGDNSEQIATRPVTGWREQLVQAPILQSPDWTKPFEIMCDASDFAIGAVLGQRVDKKPVVIYYASKTLSDAQLNYTTTEKELLAVVYALDKFRSYICGSKVIVYSDHSAVRYLMEKKDAKPRLIRWVLLLQEFDLEIRD